The following are from one region of the Vibrio rarus genome:
- a CDS encoding lysozyme inhibitor LprI family protein, with amino-acid sequence MKKCLSVLLIALLSSTVNAGVRNSELRSVENIIIEQELPNCKSPKTYYDEVYCSAKIYSILDEELNESYSNARRVINKNQRNALKNVQKKWIRNRDDNCASVTSDSVIMNLTCAKKATLTSIVYLWEIIENPNDFSALLSEYAEEQ; translated from the coding sequence ATGAAAAAATGCTTAAGTGTTTTACTTATAGCACTGCTTTCTTCGACAGTTAATGCTGGCGTAAGAAATAGCGAGCTTAGAAGTGTAGAGAATATAATAATAGAACAGGAACTCCCTAATTGTAAATCACCTAAAACGTACTATGACGAAGTGTATTGCTCTGCAAAAATATATTCAATTCTTGATGAAGAATTGAACGAATCATACAGTAATGCTAGAAGGGTTATAAATAAAAATCAAAGAAATGCTCTAAAAAACGTTCAGAAAAAATGGATTAGGAATAGAGATGATAATTGTGCTTCAGTGACAAGTGACTCTGTGATTATGAATTTAACCTGTGCAAAAAAAGCAACTCTTACAAGTATTGTATATTTATGGGAAATTATCGAAAACCCTAATGATTTTTCAGCTTTACTGAGTGAATATGCAGAAGAACAATAA